A stretch of DNA from Patescibacteria group bacterium:
TGAGTGAAAAAATCTCATATTCTTTTAATTATAATCATTATTTCCCAAAATTTGTATATTTGTAATTATTCGTACTTTCGTAATCTTGGGGTTTATAAAAAGGCCTCACGGCCTTATTAAAAATATACCAAAAATCTAACTATTGTCAAATGATACTTTAACCAAAAAGGGGTGACCAACTAAAAATTCCAGAAAATGCCAAGATCTGGGAAGAATCCCCAAACCCCAAGGAGACTAAGCAACTCTACTTAGGTAGAACCACCGGGGTCATAAAAGTTAAGGATCTTGGCAGAATAGGGTGGAATCACGTTATCGAAGTTACTGTGGACCTATAACCAAAACCCCTGACATTAAGTCAGGGGTTTTATTCATAATTCATAATTCCTTATTCCCTATTTAATCTTATGGTTTTCCTGATACCTTTTCATTGAGGCCAAAATCTCTTTTTGGGCTGAATCAGAGTTTTCCCAATCCTTAACCTCAACTTTTTTGCCTTGAAGCTCTTTGTAAACTTTAAAGTAGTGCTTAATCTCTTCCAATAAATGGGGGTTGAGCTCCTTCACTTCGTTCAAAGTTCTGATTTTTTGCCAGCGAGGATTATGTTCTTGAACAGCTAAAACTTTGTGGTCCCAACGTCCCGAATCAATCATATTTAACAAGCCAATCGGCCGGGCTTCAACCAAACAGCCGGGCACAACCGGTTCACTGCCCAAAACCAAAATATCCAAAGGATCGCCGTCTTGAGATAAAGTCTGGGGGATAAAACCATAATCAATCGGGCAGAAAACCGAAGAATACAAAGCCCGGTCTAAACGCAGCACCCCGAGCTTTTTATCCAGCTCATACTTGTTATTGCTGCCGCGAGGAATCTCAATCAAAGCATTAACTATTTCGGGCGCTTTTTCTCCAGCAGTGATTTTTTCAAAATCCTGAAACATGTTAAAAATTTATATTGGCTGGTTATAATATCAAAGATGTTTTTCAAAATCAATCTCTGATCAGTTGTTTGTTATTAGTTAGTGATTGTCAGCCAACATTAGACATCTATTTCTTTAACGAAACTGGCTTGAGACTGAATAAACTTTTTCCTTGGCAAAACTTCGCTGCCCATCAAAGAATCAAAAAGCTTATCTGCCTCAATCGCGTCTTCAATCGTGACTTTTTTAATCATTCGTTTTTCCGGATCCATGGTGGTTTCCCAAAGCTGCTCCGGATTCATCTCTCCTAAACCCTTGTAGCGCTGGATCGAGATGCCTTTGACCACTTCTCCT
This window harbors:
- a CDS encoding inorganic diphosphatase, coding for MFQDFEKITAGEKAPEIVNALIEIPRGSNNKYELDKKLGVLRLDRALYSSVFCPIDYGFIPQTLSQDGDPLDILVLGSEPVVPGCLVEARPIGLLNMIDSGRWDHKVLAVQEHNPRWQKIRTLNEVKELNPHLLEEIKHYFKVYKELQGKKVEVKDWENSDSAQKEILASMKRYQENHKIK